A part of Capsicum annuum cultivar UCD-10X-F1 chromosome 6, UCD10Xv1.1, whole genome shotgun sequence genomic DNA contains:
- the LOC124899453 gene encoding uncharacterized protein LOC124899453, translated as MSIKFVMGGSTVNVISTYAPQVGLDEEDRKEFWEVLDKVVKSIPSTEKLFVERDFNGHIEYLPRGYDNMYFNFSFGVRNEGGASLLDFTRAFGLWIENLSFPKKEDRIITFHSSVSKTQIDFLLLRKGDQALCQDCKFIPSENLSNKHRLLVLDLVINKGKKKRSGEAQPRIKWGSLTLASTLEMEDRFKNLEEKGGDKKLYRISKARERRARDLDQVKFSKVEDSTVLVENALIREMWQSYFHKLLNDNGAEVLR; from the exons atgtctattaagtttGTCATGGGAGGGTCTACAGTGAATGTTATTAGTACATATGCCCCGCAAGTAGGTTTGGACGAAGAGGACAGAAAAGAATTCTGGGAGGTTTTAGATAAGGTGGTGAAGAGCATCCCGAGCACTGAGAAGCTTTTTGTTGAaagggatttcaatgggcatattgagTATTTGCCGAGAGGATATGATAATATgtatttcaattttagttttggtGTAAGGAATGAAGGAGGAGCTTCTCTGTTAGATTTTACTAGGGCTTTTGGTTTGTGGATAGAAAAtttgagctttccaaagaaggAGGATCGCATTATTACATTTCATAGTTCAGTGTCCAAGACTCAAatagactttttgcttcttagaaaaGGGGATCAAGCGCTATGTCAAGACTGTAAAttcatacctagcgagaatctcTCGAATAAGCATAGGTTGCTCGTGTTGGACTTAGTTATCAATAagggcaaaaagaagagaagtgggGAGGCTCAgcccaggattaagtggggtagcttgactttggctagtaCTTTGGAGATGGAGGATAggtttaaga ATTTGGAGGAGAAAGGTGGAGATAAGAAGTTATATAGGATATCCAAGGCTAGGGAGCGTagggctcgtgaccttgaccaagtgaagttcAGCAAAGTAGAGGATAGTACAGTGTTGGTTGAGAATGCCCTCATTAGGGAGAtgtggcagtcctattttcataaacttttaaatGACAATGGGGCAGAGGTTTTGCGATGA